The genomic DNA TGCTGATGGATGCTTGAGAGTTTACAAGATTGATGACGCTGAAGTTAAAggtaatgtttttaaaatcttgtaaGCTCATTAGAGTAGATGAACATGGTAACTTAGGTcaaaacttcttcttttgatgCTGCTGATGAGTATTGAGTAGTCTATTGAAACAAGATTGAAGCTTTTAATGTGCATTTAAGTTCTGTTTTGTTAGCTTGTTTGTGATATGAGTAAAGTTTTATCCTTTGAAACAGGTTACTCTCTGAGAGAAGTCGCTGGTGAAAAGATAAGCTCATCAATGTGTCTTTGTTTGGATTGGAATCAATCATCAACATCAATCGTAGTTGGTTTATCAGATGGCTCTGCTTCAGTTGTTTCATTCACTGATTCTAATCTAGAAACAGTCCAAGAATGGAAAGGGCATGACTTTGAGGTTTGGACGGCCACATTTGATCTCAACAATGCTAATTTGGTCTATACTGGATCAGATGATTGCAAGTTCAGCTGTTGGGATATCAGAGATAATCCAGCGGACAATCGTGTTTTTCAGAATTCCAAAGTTCATACAATGGGTGTTTGCTGTATTTCTCCAAGTCCAAGTGATCCTTACTCTATATTCACTGGAAGCTATGATGAAATGCTTAGAGTGTGGGACACGAGGTCTGTTACTAGACCTGTGAACGAAACATCGTTGTCTCTAGGTGGAGGAGTGTGGAGAATCAAGCATCATCCATCTCTGAGCGGTGTTGTGTTGGCTGCTTGTATGCACAACGGTTTTGCTGTAGCCAAGGTTAGTGATGGGAAAGGTGAAGTGTTGGAGAGTTATAACAAGCATGATTCTCTTGCTTATGGAGCAGATTGGTGTAGAGGGAAAGATCAGAAGCAAAGCGTTGTGGCAACTTGTTCGTTCTATGATCGGCTTCTTCGGTTATGGATGCCAGAAAACTGCATTTGAGCTCTGAAGTTTGAATATTAACATTGctattgtttgattgttgttgccTAGATTGTCGAATTTCAAATTACTATGTTTTCAAGTCATGATTGGATTTGGTTAAATCAGCACATAGTCCTTAATTTACGTAGTTGAATACAGAAGCAAAATTTTTGCTATAACAACTCCGGTCCAGTGGTTCAGCAAAGGAGAGTAGAACAGTGTTAACTCAAATCTTTTTTCCATTAATCTAGCCAAACCTTGGGATGTTTTGTGTAAACAGAGTTAACAAAGAGAAAggatatttcttttatttgggtTAAGTGACAATACATTTCCATGATCTAATAACATACACTGGTTTGAGCGGTTACATCAAAGCTTGGAAGGGATATTGGAAAGAGCACCAGCTTCAGTAAGGAGAGGCACAAGCTTGCCTTGCTTGTAAGTCTCCATCACTTCtgcaaaaaacagagcaaccaCAAAATGACCAGTGTAATTTTTCAGGTTTGATTTTCGACCATAGTCTAAATTAAGGTGCAGAGACAGAGAGGTTGTTCAAAATTTTATCTTACTATCGCTTCCACCGATATGTTTTCCTTTGATGAAGACGCTTGGAACAGTACTCTGGCCAGTCCACTCTGACAAAGCTGATTGGATCTTACTTCCATCGCCTGCTTTTGATGTTATTGTATAAAA from Camelina sativa cultivar DH55 chromosome 2, Cs, whole genome shotgun sequence includes the following:
- the LOC104740629 gene encoding diphthine methyltransferase homolog, whose protein sequence is MDAAHCYLEGNADAVEFCPHEPYSNLLAASTYTLQEGDSPSRSGSVYLFDVGDGEDVGLNLLQKIDTAGVFDIRWSRDNDGGGNVSLAQADADGCLRVYKIDDAEVKGYSLREVAGEKISSSMCLCLDWNQSSTSIVVGLSDGSASVVSFTDSNLETVQEWKGHDFEVWTATFDLNNANLVYTGSDDCKFSCWDIRDNPADNRVFQNSKVHTMGVCCISPSPSDPYSIFTGSYDEMLRVWDTRSVTRPVNETSLSLGGGVWRIKHHPSLSGVVLAACMHNGFAVAKVSDGKGEVLESYNKHDSLAYGADWCRGKDQKQSVVATCSFYDRLLRLWMPENCI